The window TGGCGGGAACGAGCGAGCCTGTCATCCACAGTGGCGAGTTCAAGTGGCCCAAAGACATCAGAGTGATATACCCGGCGGCGGTTAATCCCAGAAGAGCCAGAAACGCCATTTTGGCTCGGGGGAGTCCCAATATAGAAGAAAGCGTACGATCGCCATGGCGCAGATCTTTTTCTATATCCCGGATTTCATTCGCCATTAACACCAGGGAGATTAGTGGTCCGAAGGCTATTGAGTCCAAAAGCAACGTTTGCGACCAATTTCCTGTCGCGCTGAATCCCGCGCCGGTAATCAAAAGCGGGCCCATCAATACAAAAACCAATATTAACCCCAAGCCCCGGCGTTTCAGGTTAAAAGGTTCAATGGTATACGCCAGACACCCCGCAAAACCGGCTATGGCTAATAATGCGATTACTGGCCCTCTCATAAACATAATGACGCCTCCCAGAATCGCAGCGAAGGCGAAGCAGGCCATTCCCAGGGCGAAATTGTGACGAATGGCGTGAATCTGGTCGGAGCATAGGCGCAGCTCGGGCTGGCGTTGATCGCTCCAGTCATTGATGAGGTTTACTCCGCATTGCGCCAGCAGTGTTGCAGTGAAAGTCAGAGCAGAGAGTAGTACTGAGAAGTCGGTGTCAGAGTATGTGCGGGCGAAAGCGATGCTACAGCAGGCGACGGCGATGATCAGGGAAAATGGCCGTAATGCTGAGGTGAATTTGTATTTGTGGGTCGTCGAGGAGGCTGCGGCTGTCATAGCTTTAGGATTATCAAATGGTTACCTGCAAGCATAATCAAAAACTCCTAAAAATTAACTTTTAATAATGCAAAGTCGTTAAAGAAAACGCGCTATCTGACGCTAACTATATTGCCCTCGTTGAAAATGGCTTTACGGGAGGGCGTAAATAGTTTTGGGGGAGGGCGTTTACATGCACTTTGCAATGCCGGCGATAAATAATCTGCTTTCTGGTTCCAATCATGGCTCTGGTTCTGAAGCATCTGAGAAGATGCGTCATGGCAAGGGCGCGGGCGGCAATATCGTCGCATATGATTTCAGTTACTCCAGCACAGAAGTTTCCTATAGCCAAAGCGGCGGCGGACGGGATTTTTCCGTTCGTGTTTTTGAGGCCAGGATGTCGGGGCGTCTCGCCAGCTTTGGAGTAAAGCCCGCCAATGACTCTTATCAGCCACAAGTTCCCACTCCCCAAGATGTTGCTAACAAAGTTCTGGGCTTTGTAGAAAAGAGAATTGAAAACGCCGCCCGTAACGGCGCCTCGCCGGAAGATTTGGAAAGCCTGTTTGCTCAAGCTGCTGAAGGCGTTGATCGCGGATACGCAGAAGCGCTGGAGGAATTGGACGCCCGCGGCTTGATTACGGATGAGCTGCAAGAAGATATCGATGCAGGATATCAGCTGATTCAGGATGGCCTGGCGGGATTGCGCGAGCGCTTTCTGCCTTCAGACAGTCCCACTGATCCTCAGCCCCAAACGCAAGAGCCTGATGTGGTCTATGTGCCGCCGGG is drawn from Hahella sp. KA22 and contains these coding sequences:
- a CDS encoding prenyltransferase, translating into MTAAASSTTHKYKFTSALRPFSLIIAVACCSIAFARTYSDTDFSVLLSALTFTATLLAQCGVNLINDWSDQRQPELRLCSDQIHAIRHNFALGMACFAFAAILGGVIMFMRGPVIALLAIAGFAGCLAYTIEPFNLKRRGLGLILVFVLMGPLLITGAGFSATGNWSQTLLLDSIAFGPLISLVLMANEIRDIEKDLRHGDRTLSSILGLPRAKMAFLALLGLTAAGYITLMSLGHLNSPLWMTGSLVPAMFLTYRLLQMQSAASRHNLPQLAGRLTGVTALCHILSI